From Deinococcus aquaticus, one genomic window encodes:
- a CDS encoding RtcB family protein, whose protein sequence is MNGKHLVKLGLEKKAIALAQTAATQRETAGLTRDDILSELRAVQATPAAYTAGGVYAPLAAELLAQQAIIDARKGSDLRAQPLPYPTWGADLIDPGAHRQMDVAMRLPVSRAGALMPDAHVGYGLPIGGVLATENAVIPYGVGVDIGCSMMLSILPIQPGALRTDEAGTLLLKHTRFGAGVAFEKRDRQDHEVLHENTWQEQPLLQHLFEKAATQIGTSGSGNHFAEFGTLTLPQGDLGLDAGQYLALLTHSGSRGFGAQVAGHFTALAERHHPTLAPEAKKLAWLPLDHEDGQAYWQAMNLAGRYALANHHLIHARLARALNVTPLTQISNSHNLAWKQTVNGQELIVHRKGATPAAPGQLGLIPGSMADPGFVIRGLGHEGALQSASHGAGRQLGRKAAIGALAKKDVQAYLTGRGVTLIGGGIDEAPQAYKRIEDVIARQEDLVNVVASFQPRVVRMDSGSEDI, encoded by the coding sequence ATGAACGGCAAACACCTCGTGAAACTCGGCCTGGAAAAGAAAGCCATCGCCCTCGCCCAGACCGCCGCCACCCAGCGCGAAACCGCCGGACTGACCCGCGACGACATCCTGAGCGAACTGCGCGCCGTGCAGGCCACCCCCGCCGCGTACACCGCGGGCGGCGTGTACGCCCCGCTGGCCGCCGAACTCCTCGCGCAGCAGGCCATCATCGACGCCCGTAAGGGCAGCGACCTGCGCGCCCAGCCCCTCCCCTACCCCACATGGGGCGCCGACCTGATCGACCCCGGCGCACACCGCCAGATGGACGTCGCCATGCGCCTCCCGGTCAGCCGCGCCGGCGCCCTGATGCCCGACGCACACGTCGGCTACGGCCTCCCCATCGGCGGTGTGCTGGCTACCGAGAACGCCGTCATTCCCTACGGCGTCGGCGTGGACATCGGCTGCTCCATGATGCTCTCCATCCTGCCCATCCAGCCCGGCGCGCTGCGCACCGACGAGGCTGGCACCCTCCTGCTCAAGCACACCCGCTTCGGCGCGGGCGTCGCCTTCGAAAAACGCGACCGCCAGGACCACGAGGTTCTGCACGAAAACACCTGGCAGGAGCAGCCCCTCCTCCAGCACCTGTTTGAGAAGGCCGCCACGCAGATCGGCACCAGCGGCAGTGGCAACCACTTCGCCGAATTCGGCACCCTCACCCTCCCACAGGGCGACCTCGGCCTCGACGCCGGACAGTACCTAGCGCTACTCACCCACAGCGGCAGCCGCGGCTTCGGCGCGCAGGTCGCCGGACACTTCACCGCCCTCGCCGAACGCCACCACCCCACCCTCGCCCCCGAAGCCAAGAAACTCGCGTGGCTCCCCCTCGATCACGAAGACGGACAGGCGTACTGGCAGGCCATGAACCTCGCCGGCCGCTACGCCCTCGCCAACCACCACCTCATCCACGCCCGCCTCGCCCGCGCCCTGAACGTCACCCCCCTCACACAGATCAGCAACAGCCACAACCTCGCCTGGAAACAAACCGTGAACGGCCAGGAACTCATCGTCCACCGCAAAGGCGCCACCCCCGCCGCCCCCGGCCAACTCGGCCTCATCCCCGGCAGCATGGCCGACCCCGGCTTTGTGATCCGCGGCCTCGGCCACGAAGGCGCCCTGCAAAGCGCCAGCCACGGCGCCGGCCGCCAACTCGGCCGCAAAGCCGCCATCGGCGCCCTCGCCAAGAAAGACGTCCAGGCGTACCTCACCGGGCGCGGCGTCACCCTCATCGGCGGCGGCATCGACGAAGCCCCACAAGCGTACAAACGCATTGAGGACGTCATCGCCCGCCAAGAAGACCTCGTGAACGTCGTGGCCAGCTTCCAGCCTCGCGTGGTTCGCATGGACAGCGGGAGTGAGGACATCTAG